In Bos indicus x Bos taurus breed Angus x Brahman F1 hybrid chromosome 1, Bos_hybrid_MaternalHap_v2.0, whole genome shotgun sequence, a single window of DNA contains:
- the LOC113895324 gene encoding ribosomal RNA processing protein 36 homolog, protein MPRASSRGGAVAGSPSEAQDGGEDDGSLRNDTSHMSFEELLELQSQVGTKAYKQLVTGSSTKKQSSRPPVQKGCVADKHRPLEMSAKVRVPFLRQVVPISKKVARDPRFDDLSGEYNPEVFDKTYQFLDDNRAREKELVKKQLKKHRSGEEHEKLQHLLQRMEQQEMAQKERKWQQELRLALKQERRAQAQEGHRPYFLKKSEQRQLVLAEKFKELKRSKKLESFLSRKKRRNAGKDRRHLPLSKE, encoded by the coding sequence ATGCCGAGAGCAAGCTCCCGTGGCGGGGCGGTTGCAGGGTCTCCCAGCGAGGCTCAGGATGGCGGAGAGGATGATGGGAGTCTGCGCAATGACACGTCTCACATGTCATTTGAGGAGCTGTTGGAATTGCAAAGCCAAGTGGGGACTAAAGCCTACAAACAACTGGTAACAGGAAGCAGCACTAAGAAGCAGAGTTCTAGACCACCTGTCCAAAAAGGATGTGTCGCAGATAAGCACAGGCCTCTGGAAATGTCAGCCAAGGTCCGGGTGCCATTTTTGCGTCAGGTTGTCCCCATCAGTAAGAAGGTAGCCCGGGACCCCCGCTTTGATGATCTGTCAGGGGAGTATAATCCTGAGGTGTTCGATAAAACGTATCAATTCCTAGATGACAACCGAGCCAGAGAGAAAGAGCTGGTGAAAAAGCAGCTGAAGAAGCACCGTTCAGGGGAGGAGCATGAGAAACTACAGCACCTGCTTCAGCGAATGGAGCAGCAAGAAATGGCCCAGAAGGAACGAAAGTGGCAGCAGGAGCTGCGCCTGGCCCTGAAGCAGGAGCGGCGGGCTCAGGCCCAGGAGGGCCATCGGCCATACTTCctgaagaaatctgagcagcGCCAGTTGGTCCTGGCTGAGAAGTTTAAGGAGCTGAAACGAAGCAAGAAGCTAGAGAGCTTCTTGAGTCGAAAGAAGCGCCGAAATGCAGGCAAGGACAGACGACATCTCCCTCTGAGCAAAGAGTAG